From a region of the Paenibacillus sp. FSL R10-2734 genome:
- a CDS encoding DHH family phosphoesterase codes for MPKFLQRRWHGYHTVWAFMLLLALIIIVSIYNWALGVVSLFLAGTLCFYMLKTEILFRRNLVEYINGLTFRIKRVEGEAVSMLPLGIILFSEDRTVEWNNRYAGDVFARKSLVGEPLQELLPDMQSYFTTNASGKRDILKEGVLNDTRLELTVDERYYQAVIIPSERILYMYDITELVVLRERYEDEKLAIGIVMMDNLDESAQGMDDQQRTSLIAKVASEITEWSKQFDVYLRRLSSERYLMLLNHRSLQALEESRFVILDEIREMTADLKVPMTLSIGMAFGADSASELGALAQSSLDMALGRGGDQAAVKAGQRLSFYGGKSNAAEKRTRVRARVIAHALRDLMQESDRVLILGHRTPDIDAVGAAIGLLRAAQMYNVEASIVMEAPNPSITNMMEQIRKDDELFKSFITTEQSLQVMTEHTLLIVVDTHKASMTMEPRLVQYASRIVVVDHHRRGEEFINDAVLVYLEPYASSTCELVTELLQYIHEKVKISPLDATMLLAGITVDTKHFALHTGSRTFEAAGFLRRNGADTVLIQRMLKEDLQEYISKAEIIKHARMIYDQIALVVTAPGMKIPQLLIAQTADTLLGMTNVVASFVISERPDGLIGISARSLGRMNVQVVMEKLGGGGHLSNAAVQLEGTCKEAEARLLQVLAEIESKEGLFE; via the coding sequence ATGCCTAAATTTCTGCAAAGACGCTGGCACGGCTATCATACCGTATGGGCGTTCATGCTGCTGTTGGCCCTTATTATAATTGTTAGTATTTATAACTGGGCTCTTGGGGTCGTTAGCCTGTTCCTGGCAGGTACATTATGCTTCTATATGCTGAAGACGGAGATTTTGTTCCGCCGTAATCTGGTGGAATATATTAATGGGTTAACTTTTCGTATTAAGCGGGTGGAGGGAGAAGCAGTTAGCATGCTGCCCCTCGGAATCATTCTGTTTAGCGAGGATCGAACAGTAGAATGGAATAACCGCTATGCCGGTGATGTTTTTGCACGTAAGTCTTTGGTTGGGGAACCGTTGCAGGAGTTACTGCCAGATATGCAGTCTTATTTTACGACGAATGCATCGGGAAAACGGGATATTCTCAAAGAAGGTGTATTGAATGACACTCGCCTTGAGCTCACTGTAGATGAACGATATTATCAAGCCGTCATTATTCCAAGTGAACGTATTCTTTACATGTATGATATCACTGAGCTAGTGGTGCTACGTGAGCGTTATGAGGATGAAAAGCTGGCGATCGGTATAGTGATGATGGATAATCTAGATGAGTCTGCTCAAGGAATGGATGATCAACAGCGTACTTCTCTGATTGCTAAGGTGGCGAGTGAGATCACCGAATGGAGTAAGCAGTTTGATGTTTACCTACGTCGTTTATCATCTGAACGATATCTAATGCTACTTAATCATCGTAGCCTACAAGCGCTGGAAGAAAGTCGATTCGTTATTCTCGACGAGATTAGGGAAATGACGGCGGATCTTAAGGTACCCATGACACTTAGTATTGGTATGGCATTTGGAGCGGATTCTGCAAGCGAGTTAGGTGCCTTAGCTCAATCCAGTTTGGATATGGCTCTCGGCCGAGGCGGAGATCAGGCTGCTGTAAAAGCAGGTCAGAGGTTATCTTTCTACGGCGGAAAGAGTAATGCCGCGGAAAAGCGCACGCGAGTGCGGGCACGAGTTATTGCGCATGCGCTACGTGATCTGATGCAGGAAAGCGACCGCGTGCTGATCCTCGGTCATCGGACACCAGATATCGATGCTGTTGGTGCTGCGATTGGACTTCTGAGGGCCGCACAAATGTATAATGTAGAGGCCAGCATTGTAATGGAAGCTCCTAATCCTTCCATAACGAACATGATGGAGCAGATTCGGAAAGATGATGAATTGTTTAAGTCATTCATCACAACGGAGCAGTCCTTACAAGTGATGACTGAGCATACACTGCTAATTGTTGTGGATACCCATAAGGCGTCTATGACAATGGAGCCGCGCCTTGTGCAATATGCCAGTAGAATTGTGGTGGTGGATCATCACCGTAGAGGTGAAGAGTTCATCAACGATGCTGTACTAGTCTATTTAGAGCCTTATGCTTCATCAACCTGTGAGCTGGTGACAGAGTTGCTTCAATATATCCATGAGAAGGTAAAGATTAGTCCGCTGGATGCTACAATGCTCTTAGCGGGAATTACTGTAGATACGAAGCACTTTGCGCTGCACACAGGCTCACGTACATTTGAAGCTGCAGGATTTCTGCGCCGAAATGGTGCGGACACCGTTCTTATTCAGCGTATGCTGAAGGAGGATTTACAGGAGTATATTTCAAAAGCCGAAATTATCAAACATGCACGTATGATCTATGATCAAATCGCATTGGTTGTGACGGCTCCAGGTATGAAAATTCCGCAGCTACTTATCGCTCAGACTGCAGATACGCTACTTGGGATGACGAACGTAGTCGCTTCATTCGTCATTAGCGAGCGACCAGACGGCCTGATTGGCATTAGTGCTCGATCACTTGGGCGCATGAATGTACAGGTCGTGATGGAGAAATTGGGTGGCGGTGGGCATCTATCGAACGCCGCGGTACAGCTAGAAGGAACATGTAAAGAAGCAGAAGCCAGACTGCTGCAGGTGCTGGCTGAAATCGAATCGAAAGAGGGTTTATTCGAATGA
- the rplI gene encoding 50S ribosomal protein L9, translating to MKVIFIKDVKGQGKKGQVKEVSEGYAANFLLPRGLVRPATEGNVKTLENQAAAEQRRKDNEKEEAQQLGKKIDELTLTMKAKSGEGGRLFGAITSKQIAETLASTQGISIDKRKIELGEPIRHLGVFQVSIKLHTEVKATLKVQVTEE from the coding sequence ATGAAAGTCATTTTCATAAAAGATGTTAAGGGTCAAGGTAAAAAAGGCCAGGTTAAAGAGGTATCCGAAGGTTATGCTGCCAACTTCCTGTTACCACGTGGATTAGTTCGTCCGGCAACGGAAGGCAATGTGAAGACGCTCGAGAACCAAGCAGCAGCTGAACAACGCCGTAAAGATAACGAAAAAGAAGAAGCTCAGCAACTGGGCAAGAAGATAGATGAACTTACATTGACTATGAAAGCAAAATCAGGTGAAGGCGGCCGTCTATTTGGTGCAATTACAAGCAAACAGATTGCTGAAACATTAGCTTCCACTCAAGGCATTTCCATCGATAAGCGTAAGATTGAGCTAGGTGAGCCGATTCGCCATTTGGGAGTGTTTCAAGTAAGTATAAAACTACACACTGAAGTAAAGGCTACCCTTAAGGTTCAGGTAACGGAGGAGTAA
- the dnaB gene encoding replicative DNA helicase: protein MGGDLFFDRVPPQNLEAEQAVIGAVLLQDEALITAMERVNTEDFYDKAHQMIFEAMVQLGEESQPIDLVTLTSRLQDKGELEDVGGVSYLAKLAHAVPTAANVEYYAQIIEEKAMLRRLIRTATQIVSEGYTGGEDVADMLSDAERRILEISNRRSGSGFIAIRDVLMEVFDKVELLHQNKDKGGMSGIPTGFVDLDHMTNGFQRNDLIIVAARPSVGKTAFALNIAQNVAVRAKETVAIFSLEMSAPQLVQRMICAEANLDANTMRTGDFKSDDDWSKLTMGIQSLSEAEIYIDDTAGITVTDIRAKCRRLKKEKGLGMIVIDYLQLIQGRGKGGENRQQEVSDISRTLKQIARELDVPVIALSQLSRGVEQRQDKRPMMSDLRESGSIEQDADIVAFLYRDDYYNQDTEKKNIIEIIIAKQRNGPVGTVELVFLKNFNKFVNYERAHAEPFAG, encoded by the coding sequence ATGGGTGGAGATCTCTTTTTCGATCGGGTTCCCCCGCAGAATCTTGAGGCGGAGCAAGCGGTAATTGGTGCTGTTCTGTTGCAGGATGAAGCGCTCATTACTGCAATGGAGCGGGTGAATACCGAAGACTTCTACGATAAAGCGCATCAAATGATTTTTGAGGCGATGGTGCAGCTCGGAGAAGAGAGCCAGCCGATTGATCTTGTTACGCTTACTTCCAGACTGCAGGACAAGGGTGAGCTTGAGGATGTTGGTGGTGTCAGCTATTTAGCTAAGTTGGCGCATGCTGTACCTACTGCAGCTAACGTAGAATACTATGCGCAGATTATTGAAGAAAAGGCTATGCTACGCCGGTTGATCCGCACAGCAACGCAGATTGTGAGCGAGGGTTACACGGGTGGCGAAGATGTAGCCGATATGCTGAGTGATGCAGAGCGGCGAATTCTTGAAATCTCCAATCGGCGGAGCGGCAGTGGATTTATCGCGATCCGCGATGTATTGATGGAAGTGTTCGACAAGGTTGAACTACTTCATCAGAATAAGGATAAGGGCGGCATGTCAGGTATTCCAACGGGATTTGTGGATTTAGACCATATGACTAATGGATTCCAGCGCAATGACTTGATCATTGTTGCAGCCCGACCTTCTGTAGGTAAGACAGCATTCGCGCTAAATATTGCTCAGAATGTGGCAGTGCGTGCCAAAGAGACTGTTGCGATATTTAGTCTGGAAATGTCTGCGCCCCAGCTAGTACAGCGGATGATTTGTGCCGAAGCTAATCTGGATGCGAATACTATGCGTACCGGTGACTTCAAGAGTGATGATGATTGGTCGAAGCTGACTATGGGCATTCAGTCCCTATCAGAGGCGGAGATTTATATCGATGATACAGCAGGGATTACTGTAACGGATATTCGTGCGAAATGCCGGAGGCTCAAGAAGGAAAAGGGCCTAGGGATGATCGTCATTGACTACTTGCAGCTCATTCAGGGCCGCGGTAAAGGCGGGGAGAACCGTCAGCAGGAAGTATCGGATATATCCCGTACACTGAAGCAGATTGCCCGTGAATTGGACGTGCCGGTTATCGCCTTGTCGCAGCTTAGCCGGGGTGTGGAGCAGCGTCAAGATAAACGACCAATGATGAGTGACTTGCGTGAGTCCGGTTCTATCGAGCAGGATGCCGACATTGTTGCGTTCCTGTATCGTGATGATTATTACAATCAGGATACGGAGAAGAAGAATATCATTGAAATCATTATAGCCAAACAGCGTAATGGTCCCGTAGGTACGGTAGAGCTAGTCTTTCTTAAAAATTTTAACAAGTTCGTTAACTACGAGCGAGCACATGCAGAACCATTTGCTGGTTAA
- a CDS encoding adenylosuccinate synthase encodes MSTVVVVGTQWGDEGKGKITDFLAESADVVARYQGGNNAGHTILIDGEKFKLSLIPSGVFYKEKTCVIGNGMVINPAALIQEINYIHENGFDTKNLVISDRAHVIMPYHMLLDALEEDRKGPNKIGTTRKGIGPCYMDKAARNGIRIADLMDAEEFELRLRHLMEEKNQVITQVYGAEALNVEEILTQYLEYAEILRHYVTDTSVILNEAIDADRKVLFEGAQGVMLDIDQGTYPFVTSSNPSAGGVCIGSGVGPSKIKQVIGVAKAYTTRVGDGPFPTELNDATGDYIRETGHEYGTVTGRARRVGWFDSVVVSHARRVSGITGLSLNSLDVLSGLETVKICTGYKYRGEVITHYPASLKMLAECEAVYEELPGWSEDITSAKTLDDLPANTRRYVERVSELTGIPIAIFSVGRNREQTNQVMPIYI; translated from the coding sequence ATGTCAACGGTAGTCGTCGTGGGAACACAATGGGGAGACGAAGGTAAAGGGAAAATCACTGACTTTCTAGCGGAAAGTGCAGATGTGGTTGCCCGTTATCAAGGGGGCAACAATGCCGGTCACACGATTCTGATTGACGGTGAGAAGTTTAAGCTCAGCTTGATCCCTTCTGGTGTATTTTATAAAGAAAAGACTTGTGTAATTGGTAACGGGATGGTTATTAATCCAGCTGCCTTGATCCAAGAAATTAATTATATTCATGAGAACGGCTTTGACACTAAGAACTTGGTGATCAGCGACCGTGCTCATGTTATTATGCCTTATCACATGTTACTGGATGCTTTGGAAGAAGACCGCAAGGGTCCAAACAAGATTGGTACAACACGTAAAGGTATCGGTCCATGTTACATGGATAAGGCCGCACGTAACGGTATTCGTATTGCTGACCTAATGGACGCTGAGGAATTCGAACTTAGACTCCGTCACTTGATGGAAGAGAAGAACCAAGTGATTACGCAGGTATATGGTGCAGAAGCTCTTAACGTTGAAGAAATTCTAACTCAGTATTTGGAATATGCAGAGATTCTGCGTCATTATGTGACAGATACTTCGGTCATTCTTAATGAAGCTATTGATGCTGACCGTAAAGTATTGTTTGAAGGTGCACAAGGGGTAATGCTTGATATCGATCAAGGTACGTATCCGTTCGTAACTTCTTCTAATCCATCTGCAGGTGGGGTATGCATAGGTTCTGGTGTTGGACCTTCCAAGATTAAACAGGTTATTGGGGTTGCTAAAGCCTACACCACTCGTGTTGGTGATGGCCCATTCCCTACAGAACTTAATGATGCCACTGGTGATTATATCCGTGAAACGGGCCATGAATATGGCACAGTAACGGGACGTGCTCGCCGTGTAGGTTGGTTCGACAGTGTTGTTGTAAGTCACGCTCGTCGTGTAAGTGGAATCACAGGCTTGTCACTTAACTCGCTGGATGTACTGAGTGGACTTGAGACTGTGAAGATCTGCACAGGCTACAAATACCGTGGTGAAGTAATTACGCATTACCCAGCTAGCCTTAAGATGCTGGCAGAGTGTGAAGCGGTATATGAGGAGCTTCCAGGTTGGAGCGAAGATATTACTTCTGCAAAGACATTGGACGATCTGCCAGCAAATACACGTAGATATGTTGAGCGTGTATCTGAGCTTACAGGGATTCCGATTGCCATCTTCTCAGTAGGCCGTAACCGTGAGCAGACGAATCAAGTAATGCCAATTTATATCTAA